Sequence from the Segatella copri genome:
TATCATCGTAACTGAAGTACCTGAGGATTTCGACCCTCAGAAAGGTCTAACTGATTAATATAATAAGGTATAAGAACATGAAACTGAATAATATTGAATTGAGTTTTGATAATTTCGCTTCTGAAATGGCGAAGTTGAAGAACGAGAAGCATTTCGACTACCTTGTTACCATCATCGGTGAAGACTTCGGTGAGGAAGGTCTCGGATGTATCTATATTCTCGAGAATACTCAGACCAACGAGCGCTGCTCAGTAAAGACCATCGCCAAGAAGGTGGATGGCAGTGATGTAATTCCTACAGTAATTAACCTTTGGAAGGTAGCTGACCTTCTGGAGCGTGAAGTCTTCGATTTCGTCGGCATCAAGTTCCTGGGTCACCCAGACATGCGTCGTCTCTTCCTCCGTACCGATTTCCAGGGCTATCCATTGCGCAAGGACTTCGATATGAGTCCTGAGGCAAACAAGTTCCCTTGCACTGATGAGCCTGAGGATGACTTCACCGTGGAGTATTCCTTGAGCGAGGATGGACATCTCGTTGCTACAGAGAAGCGTCGCTTTGACGAGGATGACTACGTAGTCAATATCGGTCCTAACCACCCATCTACCCACGGTGTGCTCCGTCTGCAGACCGTTATTGATGGTGAGACTGTGAAGCGCATCTATCCACACCTCGGTTATATTCACCGTGGTATCGAGAAGATGTGGGAGAATATGACTTATCCTCAGACCTTGGCATTGACCGACCGTCTGAACTATCTTTCTGCGATGATGCACCGCCACGCGTTGGTAGGCGTTATCGAAGAGGCGATGGGTATTGAACTCTCAGACCGCATCCGCTACATCCGTACCATCATGGATGAGTTGCAGCGTATCGACTCACACTTGTTGTACCTCGGCTGTACCGCACAGGACTTGGGTGCCTTGACAGCATTCCTTTACTGTATGCGCGACCGTGAGCACGTATTGAACGTGATGGAGGAGACAACCGGTGGCCGTCTGATCCAGAACTACTACCGTATCGGTGGCCTTCAGGCAGATATCGACCCTAACTTCGTTCAGAATGTGAAGACCCTCTGCAAGTATCTCCGTCCGATGATTCAGGAGTACCTCGACGTATTCGGTGACAACGTGATTACTCACAATCGTCTCGAAGGTGTAGGTCCAATGAACTATGAGGATTGTATCAACTATGCCGTAACCGGTCCTGCTGGTCGTGCATCAGGTTGGAAGAACGATACCCGCAAGCGTCATCCATACGATATGTACGACAAGGTAGAGTGGAAGGAAATCACCCTTACCGGTTGCGATTCAATGGATCGTTACTATGTACACATCCAGGAGTTGTATCAGAGCTTGGACATCATCGAGCAGTTGATTGACAACATTCCAGAGGGTGAGTACTACATCAAGCAGAAGCCAATCATCAAGGTTCCAAAGGGACAGTGGTACTTCTCAGTAGAGGGTGCCAGCGGCGAGTTTGGTGTATATCTCGACTCAAAGGGTGACAAGAGTCCATACCGTATGAAGATGCGTCCGATGGGTCTCTCACTCACAGGAGCCTTGGATCCAATGCTCCGTGGTCAGAAGATCGCCGACCTCATCACTACAGGTGCAGCAATCGATTTCGTAATCCCTGATATTGATAGATAATTATGTTTGATTTTAGTATAGTAACAACATTCATCGACAATCTGCTTCGCCAGACCTTGGGTCTGGGCGACTTCCTGTCGATTCTGATTGAGTGCGTGCTCGTGGGTATCTGTATTTTGACAGCATACGCCCTCATCGCTATCGTACTTATCTTCATGGAGCGTAAGGTGTGTGCCTACTTCCAGTGCCGTCTCGGCCCTATGCGTGTAGGTCCTTGGGGTATCTTCCAGGTATTCGCCGACGTGCTCAAGATGTTGATCAAGGAGATCTTCGCTGTAGATAGAGCCGACAAGCTGCTCTACTACATAGCACCATTCCTCGTGATCATTGCCTCTGTAGGTACTTTCTCATTCCTTCCATGGAACAAGGGAGCTCATATTCTTGACTTCAACGTAGGTGTATTCCTCATCACAGCCGTAAGTTCTATCGGCGTGCTGGGTGTGTTCCTCGCAGGTTGGGCATCTAACAACAAGTACTCTGTGGTATCTGCCATGCGTGGTGCCGTACAGATGATTTCTTATGAGATGTCTCTCGGTCTCTGTCTGATTTCTGCAGTCGTTCTTACCGGCACCATGCAGGTAAGCGGTATCGTAGAGGCACAGACTGGTGCTTGGAACTGGTTGATTATCAAGGGTCATGTGCCAGCTATTCTGGCTTTCCTGGTATTCCTCGTAGCAGGTAATGCTGAGGCAAACCGTGGTCCTTTCGACTTGGCTGAGGCTGAGAGTGAGTTGACCGCTGGTTACCACACTGAGTATTCAGGTATGGGCTTCGGTTTCTACTACCTGGCAGAGTACCTCAACCTCTTCGTGATTTCTGGTATTGCTTCTACCGTATTCCTCGGTGGTTGGGCGCCATTGAACATCGGTATCGAGGGCTTCGACAATCTGATGAACCTCATCCCAGGTTTCATCTGGTTCTTCGGTAAGACCTTCGCGGTGGTATGGCTCCTGATGTGGGTACGTTGGACATTCCCACGTCTCCGTATCGACCAGATTCTGAAGTTGGAGTGGAAGTATCTGATGCCATTGTCACTGGTCATCCTGATCTTGATGACAGTATGCGTAGCATTCGGATTCCACGGATAATCTTTAATACACATTATTATAATAATAAGAAAGTATGTCTAACAATTCATATTTCGGCGGTATTGCTGCGGGTTTGAAAACCCTCGCTATCGGTATGAAGACTACCATGAAGGAGTACTTCACACCAAAGAGCACAGAGCAGTATCCTGAGAACCGCAAGACTACACTCCACATCTCTCCACGTTTCCGTGGACGCTTGGTCTTCGTTCGTGATGAGAACGAGGCTTACAAGTGTGTGGGTTGTACATTGTGTGAGAAGTCATGCCCTAACGATACCATCAAGATTGTAACCGAGATGGTGGAGGACCCAGAGACAGGCAAGAAGAAGCGCAAGCTGGTAGATTACCAGTACGACTTGGGCGACTGCATGTTCTGCGAACTCTGTGTGAACGCATGTAACTTCGGTGCAATCAAGTTTGTCAACGATTTCGAGAATGCAGTCTTCGACCGCAACAAGTTGGTGATGCACCTTGACAAGGAGGTTTATAAGGGCGGAAGCCTTCCAAACCTCATCGAGGGTGGTGCGCCATTGGAAATCGGTAAGTTTAACACCAAGACTAAGTAAGGAGGACTTTAGACAATGATAACAGCAAATTTATTTATGTTCGTCATCTTGGCAGTAGTCATCCTTGGCTCAGCCATCATGTGCGTGTTCACCAAGCGCATCATGCGTGCGGCAACCTTCCTGTTGTTCGTACTCTTCGGTGTAGCAGGCATGTTCTTCCTGCTCGACTATACTTATCTGGGTGCAGCTCAGATTTCTGTATATGCCGGTGGTATCACCATGCTTTATGTCTTCGCTATCCAGTTGGTATCAAAGCGTACCCTCCAGGGTCTTTTGGAGCATGTCAAGGGTAGCAAGGTTGTAGGTCGCGCACTCGTCTGCCTCGTTGGTTTCGTAACCTTGGCAGTCATCGTGTTGAAGAATCACTTTATTGATATGGCTGCAACCGTAGCCGACACCGAGGTGCCAATGGACCAGGTTGGTTCTGCACTGGTAGGTGCTGACAAGTATGGCTATGTATTGCCATTCGAGTTTATCTCTGTATTCTTGTTGGCATGTATCATCGGTGGTATCTTAATCGCAAGAAAGGAGGATAAGAAATGATTCCAGTACAATATTTCTTCGTGCTCTCAGCACTCTTGTTCTTCATCGGAGTCTATGGCTTCTGTACACGCCGTAACCTCGTTGCCATGCTCATCTCCATCGAGCTTGTATTGAATGCAGCCGACCTGAACTTCGCTGTGTTCAACCGCATCCTCTTCCCAGGACAGTTGGAAGGTTTCTTCTTCACATTGTTCTCTATCGGAGTAGCAGCAGCCGAGACAGCCGTAGCGCTCGCTATTATTATCAACGTTTACCGCAACTATCACAGTGACCAGGTGAACAGTATTGAAAACATGAAATTCTAAAAGACAATGGAATACAATTATGCATTTTTGATACTTCTTCTGCCATTCCTGAGCTTCCTGGTTCTGGGACTTGTGGGTATGAAGATGAAAAGACCGGTAGCAGCACTCATCGGTACCGTATTGATGGGCTGTGTATTCGCGATGTCTGTCTATACAGCATACGAGTACTTCTTTGCAGTGGGTCGCGATGCCTCAACAGGTATGTACCCAACTGTTACCGTATTTAATTTCACATGGTTGAAGTTTACTGAGTTGCTCACCTTCAACATCGGTTTCCGCCTGAGCCCAATCTCCGTATTGATGCTCATCGTGATTACCACCGTCAGCTTCATGGTTCACATCTACAGCTTCGGCTATATGGCAGAGCGTGATGAGAACTACAAGGTTGAGGAATATGAGAAGGGTATGCAGCGTTTCTACGCTTACCTGAGTCTCTTCACCATGTCTATGTTGGGTTTGGTAGTAGCTACCAACATCTTCCAGATGTATCTGTTCTGGGAGTTGGTGGGTGTTTGCTCATACCTGCTCATCGGTTTCTACTATCCAAAGCATGCTGCAGTTCATGCCAGCAAGAAGGCGTTCATCGTAACCCGTTTCGCTGACCTCTTCTTCCTCATCGGTATCCTGTTCTACAGCTTCTATGTAGGAACCTTCAACTACGACTTGAATGCTCAGCCAGAGCTCAACTCTGCTTTGGCAGGTGCAGCTTGGGTAATGCCAACAGCGTTGTTCCTCATGTTCATCGGTGGTGCCGGTAAGAGTGCGATGTTCCCATTGCACATCTGGTTGCCAGATGCGATGGAGGGTCCAACTCCTGTTTCTGCCTTGATCCACGCTGCTACCATGGTTGTAGCCGGTGTTTATCAGGTAGCCAGCCTCTTCCCAATCTGGGTACAGTATGCTCCTGAGACATTGCACTATGTAGCTTACATTGCAGCCTTCACCGCATTCTATGCAGC
This genomic interval carries:
- a CDS encoding NADH-quinone oxidoreductase subunit C, which gives rise to MKLNNIELSFDNFASEMAKLKNEKHFDYLVTIIGEDFGEEGLGCIYILENTQTNERCSVKTIAKKVDGSDVIPTVINLWKVADLLEREVFDFVGIKFLGHPDMRRLFLRTDFQGYPLRKDFDMSPEANKFPCTDEPEDDFTVEYSLSEDGHLVATEKRRFDEDDYVVNIGPNHPSTHGVLRLQTVIDGETVKRIYPHLGYIHRGIEKMWENMTYPQTLALTDRLNYLSAMMHRHALVGVIEEAMGIELSDRIRYIRTIMDELQRIDSHLLYLGCTAQDLGALTAFLYCMRDREHVLNVMEETTGGRLIQNYYRIGGLQADIDPNFVQNVKTLCKYLRPMIQEYLDVFGDNVITHNRLEGVGPMNYEDCINYAVTGPAGRASGWKNDTRKRHPYDMYDKVEWKEITLTGCDSMDRYYVHIQELYQSLDIIEQLIDNIPEGEYYIKQKPIIKVPKGQWYFSVEGASGEFGVYLDSKGDKSPYRMKMRPMGLSLTGALDPMLRGQKIADLITTGAAIDFVIPDIDR
- the nuoH gene encoding NADH-quinone oxidoreductase subunit NuoH — encoded protein: MFDFSIVTTFIDNLLRQTLGLGDFLSILIECVLVGICILTAYALIAIVLIFMERKVCAYFQCRLGPMRVGPWGIFQVFADVLKMLIKEIFAVDRADKLLYYIAPFLVIIASVGTFSFLPWNKGAHILDFNVGVFLITAVSSIGVLGVFLAGWASNNKYSVVSAMRGAVQMISYEMSLGLCLISAVVLTGTMQVSGIVEAQTGAWNWLIIKGHVPAILAFLVFLVAGNAEANRGPFDLAEAESELTAGYHTEYSGMGFGFYYLAEYLNLFVISGIASTVFLGGWAPLNIGIEGFDNLMNLIPGFIWFFGKTFAVVWLLMWVRWTFPRLRIDQILKLEWKYLMPLSLVILILMTVCVAFGFHG
- a CDS encoding NuoI/complex I 23 kDa subunit family protein; translated protein: MSNNSYFGGIAAGLKTLAIGMKTTMKEYFTPKSTEQYPENRKTTLHISPRFRGRLVFVRDENEAYKCVGCTLCEKSCPNDTIKIVTEMVEDPETGKKKRKLVDYQYDLGDCMFCELCVNACNFGAIKFVNDFENAVFDRNKLVMHLDKEVYKGGSLPNLIEGGAPLEIGKFNTKTK
- a CDS encoding NADH-quinone oxidoreductase subunit J family protein, which codes for MITANLFMFVILAVVILGSAIMCVFTKRIMRAATFLLFVLFGVAGMFFLLDYTYLGAAQISVYAGGITMLYVFAIQLVSKRTLQGLLEHVKGSKVVGRALVCLVGFVTLAVIVLKNHFIDMAATVADTEVPMDQVGSALVGADKYGYVLPFEFISVFLLACIIGGILIARKEDKK
- the nuoK gene encoding NADH-quinone oxidoreductase subunit NuoK — encoded protein: MIPVQYFFVLSALLFFIGVYGFCTRRNLVAMLISIELVLNAADLNFAVFNRILFPGQLEGFFFTLFSIGVAAAETAVALAIIINVYRNYHSDQVNSIENMKF